From a single Apium graveolens cultivar Ventura chromosome 2, ASM990537v1, whole genome shotgun sequence genomic region:
- the LOC141707513 gene encoding short-chain dehydrogenase reductase 2a-like: MTAQVVPENTLQGIRLSRMDSYSQRSQKRLEGKIAIVTGGAKGIGEATVRLFAKHGAKVIIADVEDTLGNALANALSHSATYVHCNVSIEEDIENLIDSTISRYGRVDIIFNNAGVLGNQSKHKSIVNFDVDEFDRVMNVNVKGVALGMKHAARVMIPRGGGCIISTSSVAGVMGGLGPHAYTASKHAIVGLTKNTACELGRYGIRVNCISPFGVATSMLVGAWNHDDGDDEDMGMNFGTGPNEKQVEEMEELVKGLANLKGPTLRAKDIAEAALYLASDESRYVSGHNLVVDGGVTSSRNCVGL; encoded by the exons ATGACTGCTCAGGTTGTGCCGGAGAACACACTTCAGGGTATTCGTCTTTCAAGAATGGATAGCTATTCCCAGAGATCTCAAAAAAG GTTGGAGGGAAAAATAGCAATTGTGACAGGAGGTGCTAAAGGTATTGGTGAGGCAACAGTCAGACTCTTTGCCAAACATGGTGCTAAAGTGATCATTGCAGATGTTGAGGATACTCTTGGAAATGCACTCGCCAACGCGTTATCCCATTCTGCTACTTATGTACATTGTAATGTCAGCATTGAAGAAGATATTGAAAACTTGATCGATTCCACCATTTCTCGATACGGACGTGTAGATATCATTTTTAACAATGCCGGAGTGCTTGGAAATCAATCCAAGCACAAGAGCATTGTCAATTTCGATGTCGATGAATTTGATCGTGTCATGAATGTGAATGTCAAGGGAGTTGCCTTGGGGATGAAGCATGCTGCCCGTGTCATGATTCCTCGAGGCGGTGGCTGCATAATCTCCACATCTAGTGTTGCAGGAGTGATGGGAGGTCTTGGTCCACATGCCTATACAGCTTCCAAACATGCTATTGTTGGATTAACTAAGAACACTGCATGTGAATTAGGGAGGTATGGTATTAGGGTTAATTGTATTTCTCCGTTCGGAGTGGCAACGTCTATGCTTGTTGGTGCATGGAATCATGATGATGGAGATGATGAAGACATGGGGATGAATTTTGGAACAGGGCCTAACGAGAAACAAGTAGAGGAAATGGAGGAGTTAGTGAAAGGATTGGCTAATTTGAAGGGTCCAACATTAAGAGCTAAAGATATAGCAGAGGCAGCTCTGTATCTTGCTAGTGATGAATCTAGGTATGTTAGTGGTCATAATCTTGTTGTAGATGGTGGAGTTACTTCCTCTAGAAATTGTGTTGGTTTGTAG